Proteins co-encoded in one Medicago truncatula cultivar Jemalong A17 chromosome 8, MtrunA17r5.0-ANR, whole genome shotgun sequence genomic window:
- the LOC25502687 gene encoding amino acid transporter AVT1I — protein MDTESQLQVSNSEQQNEGTSFSKTCFHGLNALAGIGILSMPYAVSQGGWLSFMLLIIFAMICWYTALLLERCMNQQPLIKSYPDIGEVAFGYKGRVVIASFIYVELFLVAVELLILEGDNLEKLFPNMSFTLFGLRIGSKSGFVLITALIILPSTWLRSLGALAYIALCGIMVSFILAGCVVWVGEFDGVGFHERGKLVNFGGLSTAMSLFAFSYCAHGLMPTLSNSMNDRKQFSKVLLVCFMASTIINGAVAVLGYMMFGDHLKSQITLNLPTNKISTKIAIYATVITPFTKYAMVITPIINAIEDKWHLCKRRPLSILIRTSIVISSVIVALFVPFFGYIMAFIGAFLSMAMSLLFPCICYLKMHKAARRFGLELIIIISIMSIGTFIGIQGTYSSLVQIVKNIKT, from the exons ATGGACACAGAAAGCCAGCTCCAGGTTTCGAATTCAGAGCAGCAGAATGAAGGAACCTCTTTTTCTAAAACTTGTTTCCATGGACTCAACGCCTTGGCAG GTATTGGCATACTCTCAATGCCATATGCAGTTTCACAAGGAGGGTGGCTGAGTTTCATGCTACTAATCATTTTTGCCATGATATGTTGGTACACAGCTTTACTTCTAGAAAGGTGTATGAATCAACAACCATTAATCAAATCCTATCCTGATATAGGTGAAGTTGCTTTTGGATATAAAGGAAGAGTTGTAATAGCAAGTTTTATATATGTAGAGCTTTTTTTAGTTGCTGTGGAGCTTCTTATATTAGAAGGTGATAATTTGGAGAAGTTGTTTCCAAATATGAGTTTCACATTGTTTGGACTTAGAATTGGAAGTAAAAGTGGTTTTGTGTTAATCACTGCTTTGATAATATTACCATCAACTTGGTTGAGAAGTTTAGGAGCTTTGGCTTATATAGCTCTTTGTGGGATAATGGTTTCTTTCATTTTAGCTGGTTGTGTTGTGTGGGTGGGAGAATTTGATGGTGTAGGGTTTCATGAAAGAGGTAAGTTAGTAAATTTTGGAGGATTGTCAACTGCAATGAGCCTTTTTGCTTTCAGTTACTGTGCTCATGGATTAATGCCAACATTATCTAATTCCATGAATGATAGAAAGCAGTTTTCAAAG GTTTTGCTGGTTTGCTTTATGGCAAGCACAATTATCAATGGAGCTGTAGCTGTGTTAGGCTACATGATGTTTGGAGATCATTTAAAGTCTCAAATCACATTAAATCTACCAACAAATAAAATCAGTACAAAAATAGCAATATATGCCACAGTAATAACTCCTTTCACCAAGTATGCTATGGTAATCACTCCAATAATCAATGCCATTGAGGACAAATGGCATCTATGCAAGAGAAGACCCTTAAGCATTCTCATAAGAACAAGCATTGTAATCAGCAGTGTAATTGTGGCACTATTTGTTCCATTTTTTGGATACATTATGGCTTTTATTGGTGCTTTCTTGAGCATGGCAatgtcattgttgtttccttGCATTTGCTACTTAAAGATGCACAAAGCTGCTAGGCGATTTGGGTTAGAGTTGATCATAATCATATCAATTATGAGCATTGGTACATTTATTGGAATACAAGGTACCTACAGTTCACTTGttcaaatagttaaaaatataaagacaTGA
- the LOC25502689 gene encoding uncharacterized protein: protein MSDHVVLFVDRLMRPMPVEPLAQHPAQPAPEPMPPVIQSPAGPSGSSTADDDVGEDEPLLQMEMAECRICQEEDGIDNLENPCACSGSLKYAHRKCVQRWCNEKGDTTCEICHKSYEPDYTAPPPRPHPEETTIDIGGGWTLSGTPLDLRDPRLLAIAEAERQFFEAEYDGYAASNANGAAFCRSAALILMALLLLRHALSVTDADAEDDPSMFFSLFLLRAAGFLLPCYIMAWAISILQRRRQRQEAAALAATQVAFVLQSGQHRGLQFAITPASNPRPHQEQV, encoded by the exons ATGAGTGATCATGTGGTGTTGTTTGTGGATCGATTAATGCGTCCGATGCCTGTTGAGCCGTTGGCTCAACATCCTGCTCAGCCTGCTCCTGAGCCGATGCCGCCGGTGATTCAATCACCGGCAGGGCCTTCGGGTTCTTCGACAGCGGATGATGATGTCGGCGAGGACGAGCCGTTGTTGCAGATGGAGATGGCTGAGTGTAGGATTTGTCAGGAGGAGGATGGTATTGATAATCTGGAGAATCCTTGCGCCTGTAGCGGTAGTCTTAAg TATGCACATAGAAAATGTGTCCAACGCTGGTGCAACGAAAAAGGAGACACAACTTGTGAAATTTGTCATAAG TCCTATGAACCTGATTATACTGCTCCACCACCTCGTCCACATCCTGAAGAAACCACCATCGATATAGG TGGAGGCTGGACACTCTCTGGCACACCTTTGGACTTGCGTGATCCTCGACTGTTGGCAATTGCAGAGGCAGAACGTCAATTCTTCGAAGCTGAATATGATGGATATGCTGCTTCTAACGCCAATGGAGCTGCATTTTGCCGTTCAGCTGCTCTCATT TTAATGGCTCTCTTACTCTTGAGGCACGCACTTTCTGTCACGGATGCTGATGCTGAAGATGATCCATCTATGTTTTTCTCT CTTTTCTTGCTTCGAGCCGCTGGCTTTCTTTTACCTTGCTATATCATGGCTTGGGCAATCAGTATTTTGCAACGACGGCGACAAAGACAA GAGGCTGCAGCATTGGCGGCAACCCAAGTTGCTTTCGTGCTACAATCTGGGCAGCATAGGGGACTGCAATTTGCCATAACACCAGCATCTAATCCACGCCCACACCAAGAACAAGTGTAG
- the LOC25502688 gene encoding uncharacterized protein, with product MLQLEMQKAKEISYEVVRREKHREPKVKARDTEIASLKDILQCISDCNLEHHHNLVGEIKKRILVLEQENHKENSVSIASDSESSSKEKKRARKAVSKNQVKEQQLAQKKTYDVAGTKNQVRVQHREEKQPQVEMQQIQERKHVNYQEYYDNSSR from the exons ATGCTGCAACTAGAGATGCAGAAAGCAAAAGAGATTTCGTATGAAGTTGTTCGCAGAGAAAAACACCGTGAACCAAAG GTTAAGGCCAGAGATACAGAAATTGCTAGTCTGAAGGATATTCTACAGTGCATTTCAGATTGCAACCTAGAGCATCACCACAATCTAGTTGGTGAGATTAAAAAGCGCATTCTTGTGTTAGAACAAGAAAACCATAAGGAAAATAGTGTTTCCATCGCATCAGATTCAGAGTCTTCTTCCAAAGAAAAGAAACGCGCTAGAAAAGCAGTCTCTAAGAATCAAGTTAAAGAGCAACAGCTTGCCCAAAAGAAGACTTATGATGTAGCAGGTACAAAGAATCAAGTTAGAGTGCAACACCGTGAAGAAAAACAACCTCAAGTTGAAATGCAACAAATTCAAGAACGGAAACATGTCAATTATCAGGAATACTATGATAATAGTAGTCGTTAA